ttattttccagaagagaaaagaaactgcatTTACCTATTATACTTGAGTCACAATTTTCTCCATGCTGCATGAGCCTTATTTGCCATTTAGATACAGAAAGACATCTAAAGGGAGTTCTAAAGCAATAATTGAAGAGTAGAACAATGTGACTTCTCATTTATAGATAGTGGTTTTGGTCAGAGGTTTTATCTCAGTAGttatgaaattagaaaaatataataacTCACTGATATAAACTGCCCCACAGTATCTCAACTAGAtcatcaaaaagaacaaagaaaaaagaagtgctATATGAAACCCTGATGCTTATTCCTTGAACTACAGTTTCTTATACATACACATCAAATGTATATTTCCTGGGCTAAGGGTGAAGTTCAGCCATACCGTACTTGACTACCGCAAATACAGAGAAATGCATGAATAAGTGTATTCTGATGTGTCAAGACTTAGAAGGAAGATTATTCTATAGACTAAGAGGCAGAAATTTTGTGATGTCTTTAAAATGCACATTTTGGTTTAAGTTGGAGgttttattaaagatattttgacGTATGCTTAAGCATAAGGATTAGGAGAAAAGAGGTGCTCAGGAGAAAGTCATAAATAAGGATTTCTCCAGTGGGAGCTGCTCCTTTGGATTTTCTTATAGAGTTGTTGTGACTGGGTTTCTATGAAAGATGTTATAATATGCTGAGGGACAATTCTGAAAGGTTGATTAAGGTTTGGGGTTTGGCTAATAAATTAGAACAATTTTGGTTTGACCATAAGTTAAAGTCTGAAAAACAACATAGAACAACTTCAGGGACAATAATTTATGCCAAtaacttttaatatatttaagtTACTGCTGTGTTAAATTTGTTTGGAAATGAGGAACAAAATGAACTAAATCAAATTCATCAAATAGCCCAAgccataaatatatacaaatttgTTTATGTCAACATGCTTGGTGAGTTTTGGATTCATTATAATCTAACCTGATCGTGGCCTGACTCGATTCTTTTTCTGACAAAAACAGATAATCTGGGTTCAGAAACCCCCATTTATGATATAATCAGGACCCTGCACAGAAAACTCCTGTTATTCTAGTGGCAGCTAGCCACAGAGGATGAAGACAGTGAGCTGAAAACTCCATCCAGGGCTCTATGCCTTTTAAACCTCTTCACTCAGTCTGATGTCCTTCTACCAAGTCCAGCCTTGAGATTTCCTAGGGATTCTCCTGAAAGCCCACACAATCCACCCCTAAAGCACATGCTTACAGGAATCCAGACAGAATCAGAACGTTGACACCTCTTCTACTCAGTAACTAAGATGTGAATGCCTCCGTAAGAGGTTTCATTGAATGAGTCACACGAGTGCAGATATCAGCCTAACCTAAGAGTTGTATAGATTGAACCAGTTGAGATCTTGTTCCTATCTAAGTACCAACTGCTCCAGAtaaatttcttttctctgaaGCCAGATGAAGTTCTGAGTTGAGTTTGCTAGCCTCCCATCAAGTTGCACCAGCAAATATTTCATGAGTTTTGTGAGACTATCTGTTTTATCAAAAATGTTCTATGCTCACCCTAGGAACCACATAATCCTAGGGGGAAAATATTATGTTCCGGAagtagctattggctattcaatGGCATTTCCTTCTGAATTTTGTCCAAAGGCATATGGATTATTGTATGTaaatatacacgtgtgtgtgttatGTTCATAGATATGTCATTCTACTTTTGAGCTTTGTGTTAGGAAACACCTTATACTCTAGCAACAGATTATCATCTTTAATTGCTTCGTGCCCACTTCCTGAAAAGCCTTCTTAGCCATTTAACTGCAGTAAACTGcacttttaattttcataattggAAGACATTATTTGTAGAAAAGATAAGATTACAATAGATACTGTCtcataaatacatttctttttgtaTTCAGTTAGCATCTCAAAAACAAgctttcaaaaatatttgaaacagtTTTGACTTACAAATATGTTTCCAAGGTACCCTGGACATCCCTAAATGTTCTTTATCCACCTGCCATAATACATTTGAGGAGCTGTTCACTTCATGTTTTATATGATTTGTGTAATTTGTTTTGAACTTTTGCTAGTCAGTGACTTATTTGCTTTTACTGTCAGATTTGTAGCCCAGGGTCTCACTAGACATGAGCATATAATCCTCGTGCCTCAATCTTCCGAGAGCAGAGAGCACTAGCCTGCACCACATGACTTGCATGCCTCCACACATTTTCAGATGAACATGAACTGTACTGCAGGCTCAATGCAGATGCCACCAGGTCTTACAGTAAAGTACTGCTTCCTGCTTTGGAAAAGGCAGGATATCACACATCGGTCCCCAGTCCTTTCACTGGCTGTGACCTGAATCAGCATCTCAAACTCTCCTGTACTTCAAGATTGCAAATGTTTAGATATTCAAGAAGACTATCCCAAattggtggcacatgtctgtcacATAGCGAAGGTGCATGAGGACACTGTCATCAGTGATTTCAAcctaatcattttttttaaaaaaaaatagtatatgaGTTATTCTTCTGGTTTTTGTGTTACTTTGACAAAAGCAACAGAGAGGGCTTAGGCCTGGACTCACAGTTCAAAGTAGACTTTGTTGCAGGAGCTTAAGATCACTAGTGACAGTCTCTGGGAAAATAACTCCCCCTCTGCATCTGGTCATCTCATGACAGAGCCGAAGGGAAATGGGATATCCAGGAGATGTGTGGTGGAGAAGggactttccatttctttctcggGTGGCTCAGGATGTACTTTTCTTTGGGTCCACGGTGACTGTGCTGTGTACTTATTACTTATTACTGCTTGCTATTTCCAGGGAATTGCCGCACATCCCCTGAAATACTTGAGCTGGACACTTGGCAGGTTTAAACTCTGGGAAGGTGAGAGGGTATTTTCTCATTCCTTTTTCCTGATGAGGTAACATAATTACGTGGCATTGACTTAGATGGCTTATTTCCCAAATTTCAGCTCACCACCCATCTCTCTATCAACTCAAACAGTTCCAACctattgttagatttttttttttgacggtcCTCCATTGTTTATTGGGTATGAATTGTACAAACATTACGTGTATTAGCTGTAACGGTGGAGCTGCAGAGTGTTGCGCCTTCTCCAGGCTGCACGGCGAGAGCCACCAATAGTGTGGTGGAACTTGTGGCCCTTTCCAAGGCCACGGCTCTTGCGGCCTGCAGATGTCAGCCCACGCATCTCTCTGTGCTTGTGGACCGGTTTGGTGATCCATTGGGTGTCAGGGTTTCTTCTGATAGCTTTATGGAATGGATCGATGAGGATAACCTCAAAAAATTTGTATGTggaatcttcaccaacccagtaAGAATTCAGGACTCTCAGAGCCCCACAGTGGCGTCCAGCTCTCTCCTCAGCAACAGACTGAAGGCTTCGGGCAAACTTTAGCTGGTTCACACCATGATGGACAGGCTTGCCGTAGGTCGCACCTTTGGGCACCGGGCGTTTACGGCCACCACGGCGGACGCGAATCCTGTATATGACGTAACCTTGCTTGGCCTTGTAGCCCAGCCTCCGCGCTTTGTCGGGCCGGGTGGGGCGGGGAGCCCGGTGCAGCGCGGACAGCTGGTGGTACTGCCAGCAGCGGACCCTCAGCAGGAAGCGCATCATGTCCGACTGCTTCTTCCGCCACAGCTGGATGTACTTGTATGCGCCCATCTTGGCTCACCTGATGGCCGCCGCCAGAGGAAAGGCCTATTGTTAGATTTTTAAAGCCAGGTCTTGGCCCTCAACACTGGCTGCCTGCGATGTGAATGGCAAGACCTTGTTTACCTCATACCTAGGACTCATCTTCAATGAAGGATCTAAATGAAATTGGAAGAGGCACGAGTTTCTCTCTTATCCATTAGAACTTAGAGAACTGATGGGGGACCTAGCCAGACCTCactatattttctaatttggCTGAAAAGACCTTCAGATGTGCTAAACATGTAGGAATCTAGGTGGAGATGGTAAAGAAGAAGCATCATGGAATCGTAGAATGAGCAGACAAAAGTGAGAGCAATGGAACTAAAGAGAAGACTGAATTTAGTAAAAACCTCCATTCTAAACATTATCCTACTGTCCTAACGCTACCCACCCTGACATCTAGGATTcaccatttcacagatgaagtaGAAACTCAGAGGGAAACTGACTCAGCCCAGCAAGTCAGAGATCTCAGTTTCAGCCCCCGGACTATCTGATTCTACCCAGCACTTCTCCAAAATAGTAAAAGTGTCTGGCTTCACTCATAGTTCTTTCTCGGAGGAAAGGGGGCTTGTTTCTTTCCAGAGGTCCATCAATCCTATTTATCCCACCGTCAGTCTTTTAAGATGCACTATCAATGGATGTTAGGTTGGAGTGTTAACGCTGAGGGCTGATTTTGGTGAGCaaaacaacttttatttttattaattttttttctgacagacAGTATGAAAGAAATCACTTCTTTTACAGAAGTGTACTAGGACTTGGGAATGCTGGtgtgaataattttcttttaaggacaAGGTGAGTCTCGTGTATTAAGTGAAGGAAGGAATATGCAATGAGATGTCAGAAAAATAAGATCTATGACTCTAGAACTGCGATTCTTTATATCCTTGACAGcatcaacaacagcaaaactccAAGAaacttgcatgtgtgtggagtcCAGGGGCTTttgcagaaggaaaggagaactAACAACTCACATGAACCGCTGTTTCTCACCTCCCTTGACAAGCAAAGTAGAGCGGCtgctcaaaagaagaaacactatGCTCCCCATGAGTGTCTTAATAATCACAATTATGGAAAACAGTTGAATACAAACCtcaaagcagaaggaaaaaaagaggtaGAAGttgaaggaagacagagaagagaaggagaaagaagaagaggaggccaAGAACAAGAGtgaggaggaaacagaaagaccCAGATCTATCAAATCATTCCACTTTTCCCCTTTAAACGCTGAGAAACACAGGCCCTGCAGGGTCTGTCACAAGACATGGCCATCCTCTCAGAGCATGATGCTGGTCCCATtgctttattatttcttaattagcaaGAACTAAAAGTGGGCCATTGCCATTGCAGAAGACAACAAGTGTGTCTGTGGCACCATACAGCGGGTTTGCAGCCTAACAAGCAAACCCTGGATTCTTTGCATTTGACCTTCAGTCTTTGCCTTTGTTTGCCAGTGAGGCTGACAAGTTGCAAATGAATTGGTAACCCTGACGGGTATCTATTGCAGAATAACAGTGCTGTGTTGTTAAAGTAAAGCATGTGCCTGTATTTTAACAACAGTGCTCCATATTAAGGAGACTCTGAGCTATTCAACTGAGTATAGGACAATACTGATTTTGCAGAGGGAACTTAGGTCCAAAAGAGAGACTGTGAAATCGGTGTCCTGATGCAATAGCTCTTCCCGCGGCTTAAAAGCACTTTCAAAGAGAGTATTTCTGGCTCGTATGCATCACTGGCTGTACAAGGTGATTTTTCTGTGCATTATTCTTTAATTATAACTGCGCCATAGCCATCTGCTCCACTCCATTCCCTAATTATAGATGCAAAAAGCATTTCACAACTCCCACCCATAAAAAAGATCTGAGGGATTTCATGGCAGGCTTGCTCTGATCACCTCCCGCCTCTTTTGGCCTGTGGATGCTCCCTTCAACGGTACATCTAAACAGACCCAGGAAGTGCTTGGGATATAGTGATCGCTGCCTAAGACCTGGGTGTTGGAACTCTTTCCATCCATTTGACATGTGCTTCTTCCTGTATTATGTACATGTTAGCCAGCCTCTCCTGTGCAGTGGTCAAACGCAACATCCCGTTCACAGGTTCCTCCCACAGGCATTGTTCCTATCATTTTAAAGCTCATTCTCATATTTGCTGGACCATCACTTTAAGAATCTCCAACGCCTGTGTTTTCAGTGGCGAGAAGAGATTCTGGGGGTTTTCTAGTTTGCTTCTAGGTGAAGCAGTTGGTAGGCTTGAAGGTGTCCCTTGTAGGCTTAGGCTCGTAATCCCACCACCTTCGTTTCCCTGTGTCTAAAAAGAAATTAGGTAACACAAATTggcaaagaaaaatgtgtttgtcTGTGGTTGTGCCAAACCAGGGGAGCAGTCTAATTTCAATGCCTTGCTTATGGTCGTCTTCTACTTTATAGAAAGCAAGGAGACAAAGGCTGGAACACATGCTCACTTGGCTATAGAACCGGTCCTTCTCTGGGACAAAGGAGATCTGGGACTGctcatcttttctctttcaacGATGGGGCAATCTTTAACAACTCTGTTTTCCTAGAGTGGAAAGCCCATAGCAGTTTTCTTTGGAACTCAGTTTTAGCTCAGACTCCCAGCATGCTGATTAAACACATCAGTTTCATGAGTGAAACATAACTGCAATGGGGCACAAAGGTGTCTCTTCAATGACGTCAGCATTGGTGCCTGGATGGCAAATCACATCTGCAGACACTCAGTCTCACTTCCCCATAGTCACTGATTCCACACGACATCTGAAATCCCCTCTTGACTCCCAGAACTGTAACTGGGGCCACTTCAAGAAGAGCCAAGTCTCTAAACGAAAATACTCAATTTGGACCACAGGAAGTCATGTGACATCAACTATAATAACAGAAATAAACAGTGACTTTCTAGGCAGAAAATGAAGCATAAACTTCTTATTAAAAATATCTAGTGAAAAATATCCATTCATAAGGTGACAGAAACAAGACACCCTAAATTTCAGCATATGTCATACTGATTGGAGATTCAATTAGATTCCGTGTATagcaaagacagctgcatcagaTGTTATGTTTGATTCGTAATGTACATtcacatttttgtgtgtgctgaTCTCAAAATTTTATTTGTGGTGGTCTCAAAAGTATCAAAGTTGATAAATATTAATATGAAATTAACAGATTCTACAGATTCTTTTGGCTTCTTATTGAGTCTACCTTTAGGAAGTCCTTAATAACTAATTGATTCAAGAGTCTATTAACATGTATAAGGGAGCTTTACTTTTGTAGCTCTAACATTAACCAGGCCACCTAGGGCAGTATAGAGGGGCATGCATTGCAGGGACTGAGTGGATTTGGCAGTGAACTGCCTTCTTTGACTTCCTGATGTGTACTTATACTTACTGTCAGACCTCAGgcaaccttttttatttttctcccccaCAAAATAGGATTTTATGATAGGATTGATTTTCAAACAGGATCTTTCAGCTGAACACAAATAGACTGCAGTTCTCCAACCCGCTCAGGAATGGTTTTTGAAGAGCTGAGTATTCATTTTGGAGTAGGAAAAATAGTGTAATGACAACAGAAAAGACCCAGGGAATAGTATAAATGTGCTTGAACTAGAGTTGTGGAGGTGGtttagtggctaagagcacttgctatatACTCATAAGGAACTGAGTTTGAACCCGTAGCATCAACTCAGAAGGCTGCTTGACCAGTTGGTCTGGCTGAAAACTGGCAAGttttaggttcagtgagaaaaatttttctacatttctcaaagggatagggcagagtagagataTAGAGTAGAAGACTGGATGTCCTCCTACATGatcactcaggcacacacacacatggggaggGGGAGACTCAGTTACTCAACGATTGTTGGGAAAATTGATATGGGATTTAAAACTTTGTCCCTTAActagaaaactttccttaaaaaATTAGTAACTCTAAAATTTGGATTAGCATTATAGAATCTGCTGGTGGTTTGTTTCTTGGTAATTTTCTCAATCTGAACCCCCAATAGTTTCTAAGAGGGAAATTGCCTGGCTGGCTTCTCGGAGCACCACTCTGGTTGTGGCTCACTCACTCCTGGCATTGACTTTTAACTCTAATTCCAAACAATATTTGTCCAGATGCTGGAGTCATTTGTAAGGTCTCCATTTCCCGGCCATACTTTTACCTTTAGTCCTTAGCCATCTCAGTAGTTAAACAACCCCCCTGCTCACTTCTCTACCTGGTGCAAGGCTGCTTTCTACTTGATCATTTTTAGTATCTCCTGTGTGCAAATTGGAACTTTCTTCCACAAAAAAATGCCACAGTGAATGTGGAACTCAATagttgtgtttttattgttttaagactTAGAACTCTCATGTCAGGcgtgtattattttattttaaatgcattcaaatgtttgttttatttctgaagcCCAGGCTTGATAttcagccaaggctggcctcgactTCATACCTTCATAACACATACTATTAATAGTTAAACTGTCTTCAGCAAGAAGGTTCACATGATCCAAACTATGCTAACATGGAAAACTGAAGTTAATCAAACAAGGTTAAATATCTAAGTGAATATATTAATCATCAGTTCCTGCAGAATTCGACTTAGTAATAATCtgtataaaatttcatttactttCAATGTTaatattttctggttttatttatttatttttattcatttgttttacatcCCAGCCACCCCCTACCCCTCACTCTCTCCCCCCAGTCCTtacccctgcctctgctcctacCCCCCACCCTGCAATcccattctcttccttctctatccaggaaagggcaggtctcccataagtatcaataaaacatggtgTATCCagactaagcacctcctcatGTATTAAGACTAGGCAAAGTAACCCAGTATGGGGAGTAGGGTCcccaaagccagtaaaagagtcagagagagctaCTGTTTCCTTTGTTAGGAGTGGCACAAGAGGACTAACATATGCAGACCACGGGCACCCTGCTAgtctgttcagtctctgtgagcccagatgaacccaggttagttgattgtgTGAGCCTTCCTGTGGAgaccttgacccctctgactgccacactcctttcttctcctccacaGCATTTTTGAACTctatctaatgtttggctgtgggtctctgcatctgcctccatcagttgttggatgggGCCTCTCTGCTGACAATTGGCCCAGGCACCTATCTGATCACAGGGGACAACCAGTTCAGGCTACTGACCCAATATTGCTAGGATTTTAAACGGGGGTCCTTTCCATAGaatcctgggagattcccttgcacCAGACTTCCACCCAACCCTGAAATGACACCCCCGGCACTACCCTTTAGCAATCCCCACCTCTTTGTGTCCCCGCAAACTGATTGTTCAAGTTCCCATCCCCACTCTCCCTCAGttcacccacaaaatctattctattttgcCTTTCCAGGGAGATCTGGATGTCACCCCCATAAAATCCCCTTATTACctaatctttctgggtctgtggattatagcatagttattttttattttacagctaatatccacttatgagtgagtacataccatgtttgtctttctcagtctaaGTTacttcactcacacacacactcacacacacacacatatactttatatatatatatatatatatatatatatatatatatatatatatatatatatatatgcttcatccatttcccttcaaatttttcggtgtccttgtttttaagagttgagtaatattccattgaataaatatagcacattttttctttatccattcatcagttgagggacatctaggatgtttccaagttctggctattagctgagcaagtgtctttgtggaatgattgagcattctttgggtatatgcccaagaacaGTACAGCTGGGTCTTGTGatggttgattcccagttttttGAAAATCCACCACACTGGCTTCTAAAGTGACTTTATAAATTTGTACTCCCGCCAGCAgaggaggagtgttccctttgctctccagcataagctgttgcTGGTGTTTTTAATtgtaaccattctgacaggtataagatggaatctcattgtcattttgatttgtatttccctgatgactaatgatgttgaacatctcctttaatgtttcttggccatttgagattcttctatcgtAAACTCtgtgtttagatctataccccattttctaactggattatttggtattttgaagcctagtttcttgatttatttacatattttggtAATCAGCTCTCTATTGGATGttgggttggtaaagatcttttccaagTCTGTAGGATgacattttgtcctattgacagtgtcctttgcctttcagaaacttccatttcatgaggtcccatttattaattgtcaatctcagtgcctgtgctattggaATTCTGTTCATGAAGTTGTCCCCTGCACCAATGTGTTTGGGATTATTTCccaatttcttttctatcaggttaagTATATCTGAATTTATgatgaggtctttaatccacttagATTTGAGTTTTGGGCAGGATGATAAGTATGGAATGATTAGTATTCTGCTATATGCCATTATCCAGttacgccagcaccatttgttgaagatactttctttttgtattattttttctttctttttttaattgtatatgCAAGTTCCAGTTcccacaccctcccctcctcccattccctctacctttccttccaccccacccctcatctgctccgcagagagggtaaggcacattgttttgaggaaggtccaaggccctctctttAAGAGTGTGATTAAAAATTGGAACAGAAGAAGTCAGAGTATCTTAATTTGCATATGGCTTGATTATATACTTAAGCGACCCTTAAGAttccaccaggaaactcctacaactgataatcACTTTCAACAAAATAGCGGGATACAAAATTAATACACACAAATTAGTAGCTTTTCTATAGACAAATgacaaatgaactgagaaagaaatcagggaaacaatatcTTTCAGAATGGCTTCAAAAAATTGAGGGGCTAACTCTAGTAAAAGATttatatgataaaaattttaaggtactgaagaaaaaaattaaaggagatatcagaaaatggaaaaatttctcttgcttttggatcagtaggattaaaatagtaaaatgctCATCCTACTAAAATGCAATGCAATACAATGCTCATCAAAATttcaatacaattcttcacagatcttgaaattTTAAGTTCATTTTGAAGCAAATAAACAGTGAGATCCAAATTAGCAAAAGCAATCTTGAAGGATAAAATAACTGAAGGAAGTATCACTGTCTctcaaagtaataaaaacagctatagtaataaaaacagcaaggCATTGGTACAAAAAAGACACAACCAACAGTGGAACAAAATTGAAGACCTAGAAATAAATCCATACATGCATTAGTAATTGGTTCTTGATAAAGAATCCAGAAATACACAGTGGAATGAAAGAAGACataatctttaacaaatggtgctaatAAAAATGGATGGCTGAATGCCACAGAACACAATTAGATCCATATTTACCATCCTGCATACAATTCAACTCTAGTTTAAGGCTAGGAATAATGattctggaagaagagaaagttgaAAATAGTCTTGAACCCATTGGCACAGAAAAAGACATTCTGAACGTAACTCAGGTAGTATAATCActaagaacaattaataaatgggacttcacaaaactgaaaagcttctgtatgacAAAGGACATCATCAGTtgaacaaaatgacagcctaaagAATGGGGAAAAATTTTATCAGCTATACATCTAATAAAGGGctagtatctaaaatatataaataa
The Chionomys nivalis chromosome 3, mChiNiv1.1, whole genome shotgun sequence genome window above contains:
- the LOC130871300 gene encoding 60S ribosomal protein L15-like; this encodes MGAYKYIQLWRKKQSDMMRFLLRVRCWQYHQLSALHRAPRPTRPDKARRLGYKAKQGYVIYRIRVRRGGRKRPVPKGATYGKPVHHGVNQLKFARSLQSVAEERAGRHCGALRVLNSYWVGEDSTYKFFEVILIDPFHKAIRRNPDTQWITKPVHKHREMRGLTSAGRKSRGLGKGHKFHHTIGGSRRAAWRRRNTLQLHRYS